The Nostoc sp. 'Lobaria pulmonaria (5183) cyanobiont' genome window below encodes:
- a CDS encoding MIP/aquaporin family protein — MNSSVQNQWHWREYFAEFLGAAFNIFIGLSAIVFNFGHGLPIEKLVPDSSIRRLITGLIFAGSGALIAVSPIGKLSGSHINPSVSLAFWIHGKMHLRDFVGFVIGQFLGAIAAVLLLVTLWGDYAIRVSNGMTLPGLNYPLWIVFLSEVTITFVLVLTIFIFVSHHRLMRWTPLVVWLLIAGMVWQEAPISGTSLNPARSFAPALITGNCHHQWIYWIAPPMGAAIAVGAFRLIALGERDVMTGKLYYTFDYPSIFKNVKLPHFQHHPHSHK, encoded by the coding sequence ATGAATTCTAGCGTTCAGAATCAGTGGCATTGGCGCGAATACTTTGCAGAATTCTTGGGAGCTGCTTTCAATATTTTCATTGGCTTGAGTGCAATCGTCTTTAACTTTGGGCACGGTTTGCCAATAGAAAAGCTTGTGCCTGATTCAAGCATTCGGCGGCTGATTACGGGACTAATTTTTGCTGGAAGTGGAGCGCTTATAGCCGTTTCTCCAATCGGTAAACTGAGTGGCTCTCACATCAATCCTTCTGTCTCACTCGCATTTTGGATACATGGCAAAATGCACCTGAGAGATTTTGTTGGCTTTGTGATCGGACAGTTTCTAGGAGCGATCGCTGCGGTGTTACTGCTCGTGACTTTATGGGGAGATTATGCCATTCGCGTTAGTAACGGCATGACGCTGCCTGGGTTGAATTATCCACTATGGATTGTATTTTTATCAGAAGTCACAATTACATTTGTGTTGGTGTTGACGATTTTTATCTTTGTCAGTCATCATCGGCTGATGCGCTGGACACCTTTGGTCGTTTGGCTGTTAATTGCCGGGATGGTATGGCAAGAAGCTCCAATTTCGGGAACAAGCCTCAATCCGGCGCGGAGTTTCGCTCCAGCACTGATAACAGGAAATTGTCATCATCAGTGGATTTATTGGATTGCTCCGCCAATGGGTGCTGCGATCGCAGTGGGGGCGTTTCGGCTAATCGCGCTAGGAGAACGGGATGTTATGACTGGAAAGCTGTATTACACTTTTGATTACCCCAGTATTTTCAAAAATGTTAAACTGCCTCATTTCCAGCACCACCCTCACTCGCACAAATGA